A stretch of DNA from Cellulomonas fengjieae:
GTCATGTGCACCTCCAGAGCCTCAGTCTCGGGGGTCGTCGTCCTCCGGTCGACCGGTGTCGCGGACCTGCGCGTTCTCCTGGTCCCTAGTCAGCTCGTCGACCACCAGCAGGTCGCTGCGGACCTTGCCCGTGCGGTAGCCGGCCCGGCCCACCATGTGCGCCGCCACAGGCGCGGTGAGCATCTGGAACACGGCCACGAGCGCCAGCGCCCACACCGCGCCGCCGGAGCGCAGCCGCAGGGCCAGCCCGATCAGCACG
This window harbors:
- the mnhG gene encoding monovalent cation/H(+) antiporter subunit G, giving the protein MTVDQWTTVADVASSVCLLGGAFLAFAAGVGVLRFPDLLARMHAGTKPQVLGLVLVLIGLALRLRSGGAVWALALVAVFQMLTAPVAAHMVGRAGYRTGKVRSDLLVVDELTRDQENAQVRDTGRPEDDDPRD